Proteins from one Halalkalicoccus sp. NIPERK01 genomic window:
- a CDS encoding AMP-binding protein → MNNEIPSLTEFYHKLLYRYDDRIAVSFRSETLSYATIEERTGRIANAFQSMGMNPGDCVAIMMKNRPEYLITEIAAIRAGATIIPLNSELDSDSIQSILDDAGARTLVLGPTFFSIGRALQQDASFDLDHIIGVEDGSEFPIGFHSFDELLSKADRDVPTVNPSSEDVAAIYYTGGTTGEPKGAMHTHRGLLLNTYSHIAELEIGKRERALLTTPLGHSAGYIARAILAQGGTIVLEQEYNPSQFLETVKDDQITWSFLVPTMISQLLDDPDLDDAETSSLETLVYGASSIPSVVLMEGIDRLGPVFIQLYGLTEVPNLVSVLSKADHDPEREDALLSAGYPVQLADVSIADPENRWEGDVGEIVVSSPYAMKGYWSREPLVGERNRIYTGDLGRIGDDGRLYVFDRIQDVIISNGQPVFPSEVENVVQRYPEIHQVAIIGIPKHRETFDVLSGNQLDIEQVIKAIVVMENDISLESIQEFCREMGLKEHQIPQSMDTVGKLPETPYGKIDKKSLRKPYW, encoded by the coding sequence ATGAACAACGAAATACCCTCCCTCACAGAATTTTATCATAAACTGTTATATCGGTACGATGATCGTATCGCCGTTTCCTTCCGGAGTGAAACGTTATCGTATGCAACGATTGAGGAGCGGACGGGACGGATCGCGAACGCTTTCCAATCGATGGGAATGAATCCGGGCGATTGCGTTGCAATTATGATGAAGAACCGACCGGAATATCTGATAACGGAAATTGCTGCAATACGCGCCGGTGCGACCATAATTCCACTGAATAGTGAATTAGACTCGGACTCGATTCAATCGATCTTGGATGACGCCGGGGCACGGACCCTCGTACTCGGACCAACATTCTTTTCGATCGGGCGAGCCCTCCAACAGGATGCATCCTTCGACCTCGATCATATTATTGGGGTCGAGGACGGATCGGAGTTCCCGATCGGATTCCACAGCTTCGACGAGTTGTTATCCAAGGCAGATCGCGACGTGCCGACCGTGAACCCATCTTCGGAGGACGTTGCCGCCATATACTATACCGGGGGAACAACGGGCGAGCCAAAAGGCGCGATGCACACGCATCGTGGATTGCTCCTCAACACCTACTCTCATATCGCAGAACTCGAGATCGGGAAACGAGAACGAGCGCTACTCACGACGCCGCTCGGTCATTCTGCGGGATATATTGCTCGAGCGATCTTGGCTCAGGGAGGAACGATCGTCCTCGAACAGGAGTATAATCCGTCACAGTTTCTTGAAACGGTCAAGGATGACCAGATCACTTGGTCGTTCCTCGTCCCGACGATGATATCTCAGCTGCTCGACGATCCAGATCTCGACGACGCAGAGACAAGCTCGCTGGAAACATTAGTCTACGGCGCGTCATCGATTCCGTCGGTCGTCCTCATGGAAGGGATCGATCGGCTCGGGCCGGTATTCATCCAGTTGTACGGCCTCACCGAGGTCCCGAACCTCGTGTCAGTACTCTCGAAGGCCGATCACGATCCCGAGCGTGAGGACGCACTGCTGTCGGCGGGCTATCCGGTCCAACTCGCGGACGTCTCGATCGCCGACCCGGAAAATCGGTGGGAAGGGGACGTTGGGGAGATCGTCGTCTCGTCGCCGTACGCGATGAAAGGATACTGGTCCCGAGAGCCGCTTGTCGGCGAGCGCAACCGGATCTACACCGGGGACCTTGGCCGGATTGGCGACGACGGCCGACTGTACGTGTTCGACCGCATTCAGGACGTGATCATCTCGAACGGACAGCCCGTCTTCCCAAGTGAAGTGGAGAATGTCGTGCAACGCTATCCAGAGATCCACCAGGTTGCGATAATCGGGATTCCGAAGCACCGGGAGACATTTGACGTTTTGAGCGGGAACCAGCTCGACATCGAACAGGTCATCAAGGCGATCGTCGTCATGGAGAATGACATCTCGCTCGAGTCGATCCAAGAGTTCTGTCGTGAAATGGGCCTCAAGGAGCACCAGATCCCTCAATCGATGGATACCGTCGGTAAGCTGCCGGAGACGCCGTACGGGAAGATAGACAAGAAGTCGCTCCGGAAACCGTACTGGTAA
- a CDS encoding helix-turn-helix domain-containing protein: MRALGGLERLVEGVAELTGVELDNAIHAGENAWLEFLTMTTVSDVDLEARLVEFTGVEVLGAARIHETSSVWYVLLLVEESERFILKTIAMNGAIPHRIHVEEGRLKAIVSVRDWDHLKEFADEIESAYSSFELVGTTQVDGLTYPLETDRLKYTVRGKLTDDQLTTLETSFRMGYYAVPQTATSEDVADRLDISQSTLSTKLRKAQYGLLEILFSDIDDE, from the coding sequence ATGCGAGCGTTGGGGGGGCTGGAGCGGCTCGTCGAAGGAGTCGCTGAGCTGACGGGCGTCGAACTTGACAATGCGATCCACGCCGGCGAGAACGCCTGGCTCGAGTTCCTTACGATGACGACCGTGTCGGACGTAGACCTCGAAGCTCGCCTCGTGGAGTTCACCGGCGTGGAGGTGCTCGGCGCTGCGAGGATACACGAGACATCGTCCGTCTGGTACGTACTTTTGCTAGTCGAGGAGTCCGAGCGGTTCATCCTCAAGACGATAGCAATGAACGGCGCCATCCCCCATCGGATCCACGTTGAGGAGGGAAGACTCAAAGCGATCGTCTCGGTCCGCGACTGGGACCACCTCAAGGAGTTCGCCGATGAGATCGAGTCGGCGTACAGCTCCTTCGAGCTAGTGGGAACGACGCAGGTCGACGGGCTCACCTACCCGCTTGAGACGGACCGGCTGAAGTACACAGTCCGCGGGAAACTGACGGACGACCAATTGACCACGCTGGAAACCTCGTTTCGGATGGGCTACTACGCGGTGCCCCAGACGGCGACGAGCGAGGACGTGGCCGACCGACTCGACATTAGTCAATCGACCCTCAGCACGAAACTACGGAAGGCGCAGTACGGGCTGCTGGAGATCCTGTTTAGCGACATTGACGACGAGTAG
- a CDS encoding MarR family transcriptional regulator: MSTDLGSAGGRETRELVHFVTQQTRFALINNILQHPEQLPSMYELEELNPSVSDATVYKHIQKLIDAGIVKEVALDDNQRRQGYPWKFYGLTEDGRTFLEEHNLLDAEETLQQIYETIADKPEKMVKYENAPRPADP, from the coding sequence ATGAGTACCGATCTGGGTAGTGCTGGCGGGAGGGAAACCCGCGAGCTCGTCCACTTCGTCACCCAGCAGACGCGGTTCGCACTCATCAATAACATCCTCCAGCATCCCGAGCAACTCCCCTCGATGTACGAACTCGAAGAGCTCAACCCCAGCGTGAGCGATGCCACCGTCTACAAGCACATCCAGAAGCTAATCGACGCCGGCATTGTCAAGGAGGTCGCCTTGGACGACAACCAGCGCCGACAGGGCTATCCTTGGAAGTTCTACGGTCTCACCGAGGACGGACGGACATTCCTCGAGGAGCACAATCTGCTCGACGCGGAGGAGACCCTCCAGCAGATCTACGAGACCATCGCCGACAAGCCCGAGAAGATGGTCAAATACGAGAACGCCCCCCGCCCCGCTGATCCGTAA
- a CDS encoding thiolase domain-containing protein, with the protein MRDVAIVGRGTTTYGVHDDGIKDLATKAVARALDSSGLERSAVEALSLGNFAAGMLEGQELLAALVADAVGLEDIPVMKTEGACASSGIAFHQARQQIAMGVHDVVVVVGVEKMTGVPTAEFTQALAAAADGTTEGQTGLTFPGFYGLFTSRYLHEYSVDREDISKVAVKNRRNAAENPRARFREPITIDDVMESEPIADPLRLYDCCPAADGATAVVLTASDMAPSVTSDPIEVLATAHTSGRSGAYRYDDLTTFEATRTAASRVYSEADVTPADIDVVELHDCFSSAEVGDSEDLRFFPKGEGAAAAAAGDTAVDGEIPINPSGGLLSKGHPVGATGLGQIYEICRQLNGDHENQVADAQTGLTHNLGGSGAVCTVSVLGRK; encoded by the coding sequence ATGAGGGACGTCGCGATCGTCGGCCGCGGCACAACGACGTACGGCGTTCACGATGACGGGATCAAAGACCTCGCTACGAAGGCAGTGGCGAGAGCGCTTGATTCATCAGGTCTCGAGCGGTCGGCAGTCGAAGCGCTCTCTCTTGGGAACTTCGCAGCCGGGATGCTTGAGGGCCAGGAACTGCTCGCGGCACTGGTTGCCGACGCCGTTGGGCTCGAGGACATTCCGGTCATGAAGACGGAGGGTGCCTGTGCTAGCTCCGGAATCGCGTTCCACCAGGCGCGCCAGCAGATTGCAATGGGCGTTCACGATGTTGTTGTCGTTGTCGGCGTCGAGAAGATGACCGGCGTCCCAACAGCAGAGTTCACACAAGCCCTCGCAGCTGCCGCTGATGGGACGACCGAAGGGCAGACAGGACTGACCTTCCCAGGGTTCTACGGACTCTTCACGAGCCGATATCTCCACGAGTACAGCGTTGACCGCGAAGATATCTCGAAAGTTGCGGTGAAGAACCGGCGGAATGCAGCTGAGAACCCCCGAGCCCGATTTCGCGAGCCGATTACAATCGATGACGTGATGGAATCAGAGCCGATCGCCGACCCTCTCCGGTTATACGACTGTTGTCCGGCAGCCGACGGGGCGACGGCAGTCGTCCTGACGGCGAGCGATATGGCACCCTCGGTTACGTCGGATCCGATCGAGGTGCTCGCGACGGCCCACACGTCTGGACGCAGTGGTGCCTACCGCTACGATGACCTCACGACATTCGAGGCGACCCGTACTGCGGCTAGCCGGGTGTACTCCGAGGCTGACGTTACGCCGGCCGATATTGACGTCGTCGAACTTCACGACTGCTTCAGCTCAGCAGAGGTCGGCGACTCTGAGGATCTGAGGTTCTTCCCGAAGGGAGAGGGCGCGGCCGCTGCTGCAGCCGGGGACACCGCAGTCGACGGCGAGATTCCCATTAATCCCAGCGGCGGACTCCTCTCGAAAGGCCATCCCGTTGGCGCGACAGGACTTGGACAGATCTATGAGATTTGTCGACAACTGAACGGGGACCACGAAAACCAAGTTGCGGACGCACAGACAGGTCTCACCCACAATTTAGGCGGCAGCGGTGCGGTCTGTACAGTTAGTGTCCTTGGGAGGAAATAA
- a CDS encoding VOC family protein gives MVEQIDHIGVLVEDITSSRGIYEQLGIELVKTERVPEFGVEIAFMSNGTELIELVEPLADDEFTQLLVEQDHSGFLHHIAFRVEDIEGVLEDLKRAGIGLRDPAPRQGAGGASVAFLEQAAGNGVNIELVERDEEVI, from the coding sequence ATGGTTGAACAAATCGATCACATCGGCGTGCTCGTCGAGGACATTACGTCCTCAAGAGGAATTTACGAACAGCTCGGCATCGAACTGGTAAAGACAGAACGCGTCCCGGAGTTCGGTGTTGAGATCGCGTTCATGAGCAATGGCACCGAACTGATCGAACTTGTCGAACCGCTCGCAGACGACGAGTTCACACAACTTCTCGTAGAACAGGACCACTCCGGATTCCTTCACCACATTGCGTTTCGCGTTGAGGACATTGAGGGCGTGCTCGAAGATCTCAAACGAGCAGGTATTGGACTTCGCGATCCAGCTCCTCGTCAAGGAGCCGGAGGTGCAAGCGTCGCGTTCCTCGAACAAGCGGCCGGTAATGGCGTGAACATCGAGCTAGTTGAGCGCGATGAAGAAGTGATCTAG
- a CDS encoding zinc ribbon domain-containing protein, protein MSDNSENTRSCPYCKEEIKVDAIKCRYCDSNIQPESPSHEGTCPYCKEEVDLEAIKCKHCLSYIGGTTVPSMNLNEEILRGHQSRFYHIPEKTEVPSSQAHTQWPLPEDAPDWYCRAFPWQCLPIGYPFPRQPRL, encoded by the coding sequence ATGAGCGATAACTCTGAAAATACAAGAAGTTGTCCGTATTGTAAAGAGGAAATCAAAGTTGACGCAATCAAATGTCGATACTGTGATTCGAATATCCAACCCGAGAGCCCGTCTCACGAGGGAACGTGCCCATACTGTAAAGAAGAAGTCGATCTAGAGGCTATAAAGTGCAAACACTGTTTGTCGTATATTGGAGGCACTACAGTGCCCTCAATGAACCTCAACGAAGAGATATTGCGGGGCCATCAGAGTAGGTTCTATCACATTCCAGAAAAAACGGAGGTTCCTTCTTCTCAGGCTCACACGCAATGGCCCTTGCCGGAGGATGCTCCTGACTGGTATTGCAGAGCGTTCCCGTGGCAGTGTCTTCCCATTGGATATCCATTTCCCCGACAACCACGACTGTAG
- a CDS encoding Zn-ribbon domain-containing OB-fold protein, which translates to MNQFPATKCVECGNIYGHRTAVCRECLSEQMDPHSISGHGTVYATTTIRVPGAEVEDDAPYEVCVIDVGTDETARVTARLTDRSDPDLGDDVQFVEERRGTFYFETHG; encoded by the coding sequence ATGAATCAGTTCCCAGCCACAAAGTGTGTGGAGTGTGGAAACATCTACGGTCATCGTACAGCCGTTTGCCGCGAGTGTCTCAGCGAACAGATGGATCCCCATTCAATATCTGGACACGGAACCGTCTACGCGACGACGACGATACGGGTTCCAGGCGCGGAGGTCGAAGATGACGCCCCGTACGAGGTCTGTGTCATCGATGTCGGTACTGACGAGACCGCCCGGGTGACGGCACGCCTTACCGACCGCTCGGATCCAGACCTCGGCGACGACGTACAGTTCGTCGAAGAGCGACGTGGTACATTCTACTTCGAGACCCATGGTTGA
- a CDS encoding MaoC/PaaZ C-terminal domain-containing protein, with protein MCNLHYDDFVVGEIYEFGDVEITKKEIVEFGRQYDPLPFHTDDAAGAETPFDGVITSGLQTFALSQRQIVDNLYGNARILGSVGFEDVSFPNPVGPGDRLSTTLEVLKKRPSKSDPTRGLVALERTVRNQHDSVVLRAVNNVLFERKTSN; from the coding sequence ATGTGTAACCTGCATTACGACGACTTCGTTGTCGGTGAAATCTACGAGTTCGGTGACGTCGAGATTACCAAGAAAGAGATCGTCGAGTTCGGTCGGCAGTACGATCCCCTGCCATTTCACACGGACGATGCTGCTGGCGCGGAAACGCCGTTCGACGGCGTCATCACTAGCGGATTACAGACGTTCGCACTGTCTCAGCGGCAGATCGTCGATAATCTCTACGGGAACGCTCGTATCTTGGGAAGCGTCGGATTCGAGGACGTCTCGTTCCCTAACCCTGTCGGCCCAGGGGACAGGCTCTCCACCACCCTAGAGGTCCTTAAGAAGCGCCCGTCCAAAAGCGACCCGACACGCGGACTCGTCGCGCTTGAGCGGACGGTTCGAAATCAGCACGACTCGGTCGTCCTTCGAGCGGTCAACAACGTACTCTTCGAACGAAAAACCAGTAACTAG
- a CDS encoding class I adenylate-forming enzyme family protein gives MTDDYDYETVQDTLHPEIREQESIKDVLETAADLWSDRRYFTYAPTGETATFAEMNRRANRVANALAEIGVGFGNRVGLYLTNRPEYVAGIFGCAKLGAIETPISWEYRAREVEHTLDSAGVSTILAQSDELILENITEVAADHNAIERVIAIDADAYNRIADLEGVDTYFLDDLAEQVPETNPDVAVGADDPMAILSTSGTTGLPKPAVLSNQSFLLGAKSFLGAPLPDDDVNYNGFPLFHGNNQFYSMLGPLIAGREYVLSDRFSASKFMDEIATYGVTSINVLGGLPKILDSAYDAEDIPENDLEIAIGPISMELWEHFEEKFNLTVVQLYSQTESPTLILNHPDEDEIKVGAIGKPMFPDLGHEVTLIDDGGNKVGPGRKGELIRTDPGAMLEYWNMPAKTKETLRERVIYSGDIARSDDEGYYYYVDRKKFMIRRSGENISAQEIENVIDEHPDVEESAIIPVPDDLRGEEVKVLVNRTSPDLTPADIVSQVAGQLASHKVPRYVEFVDTFPRTPSERIKRVQLANEEAEHDDHGWDREAELSEWEASI, from the coding sequence ATGACGGACGATTACGACTACGAGACCGTTCAGGACACACTTCACCCGGAAATCAGGGAACAAGAATCAATCAAGGACGTCCTCGAGACGGCCGCCGACCTGTGGTCGGATCGACGGTACTTCACGTACGCGCCGACCGGCGAGACAGCCACGTTCGCGGAGATGAACCGTCGGGCCAACCGCGTTGCCAACGCTCTGGCCGAGATCGGGGTCGGCTTTGGCAATCGCGTCGGGCTCTACCTGACGAACCGCCCTGAGTACGTCGCGGGCATTTTCGGATGCGCGAAGCTCGGGGCGATCGAGACGCCGATCAGCTGGGAGTACCGCGCCCGGGAGGTCGAACACACGCTTGACTCCGCGGGCGTGTCGACGATCCTCGCTCAGTCGGACGAGCTGATCCTAGAGAACATCACCGAGGTGGCGGCCGATCACAATGCGATCGAGCGTGTGATCGCGATCGACGCGGACGCTTACAACCGGATCGCGGACCTCGAGGGCGTCGACACCTACTTCCTCGACGACTTAGCGGAGCAGGTACCCGAGACGAACCCGGACGTGGCGGTCGGCGCAGACGATCCGATGGCGATCCTCTCGACGTCGGGCACGACCGGCCTTCCGAAGCCCGCGGTGCTCTCTAACCAGTCGTTCCTGCTGGGCGCGAAGAGCTTCCTCGGCGCACCGCTGCCGGACGATGACGTCAACTACAACGGCTTCCCGTTGTTCCACGGGAACAACCAGTTCTACTCGATGTTGGGTCCGTTGATCGCCGGCCGGGAGTACGTCCTCTCGGATCGGTTCAGCGCGAGCAAGTTCATGGACGAGATTGCGACCTATGGCGTCACCTCAATCAACGTCCTCGGAGGGCTACCTAAAATCCTCGATTCCGCCTACGACGCCGAGGACATCCCGGAGAACGACCTCGAGATCGCGATCGGTCCGATCTCGATGGAGCTGTGGGAGCACTTCGAGGAGAAGTTCAACCTCACCGTCGTCCAGCTCTACTCCCAGACCGAGAGCCCCACGCTCATCCTCAACCACCCCGACGAGGACGAGATCAAGGTGGGCGCGATCGGAAAACCGATGTTCCCGGACCTGGGACACGAAGTGACACTAATCGACGACGGCGGGAACAAGGTCGGACCGGGCAGAAAGGGCGAACTGATCCGGACCGATCCCGGTGCCATGCTTGAGTACTGGAACATGCCTGCAAAGACTAAGGAAACGCTCCGTGAGAGAGTGATCTACTCGGGAGACATCGCCCGCAGCGACGACGAGGGCTACTACTACTACGTCGATCGGAAGAAGTTCATGATCCGGCGAAGCGGAGAGAATATCTCGGCTCAGGAGATCGAGAACGTGATCGACGAGCACCCCGATGTCGAAGAGTCAGCGATCATCCCCGTCCCGGACGATCTCCGTGGCGAGGAGGTGAAGGTACTGGTCAACCGAACCTCTCCAGACCTGACTCCTGCAGACATCGTCTCGCAGGTCGCCGGCCAACTTGCGAGCCACAAGGTCCCACGGTACGTCGAGTTCGTCGATACCTTCCCACGGACGCCGAGCGAACGAATCAAACGGGTTCAACTGGCCAATGAAGAGGCCGAGCACGACGACCACGGCTGGGACCGCGAGGCGGAGCTATCCGAGTGGGAGGCATCGATATGA